One Cottoperca gobio chromosome 23, fCotGob3.1, whole genome shotgun sequence genomic region harbors:
- the kmt2e gene encoding inactive histone-lysine N-methyltransferase 2E isoform X2 yields MSIVIPVGVDTADTSYLDMAAGSEPESVEASPVVVEKSSYPHQIYSSSSHHSHSYIGLPYADHNYGARPPPTPPASPPPSMLIRQGEGGLFVPGGQDEASRGTTLSTSEDGSYGADITRCICGFTHDDGYMICCDKCSAWQHIDCMGIDRQNIPETYLCERCQPRHLDRERAILLQTRKRECLSDGDTSATESGDEVPLELYSTFQHTPTTITLTTGRLGNKQTDKKRKKSGDKEPPASSARAKKAFREGSRKSSRVKGAAPEQEPTEHPSLWENKIKTWMERYEEASSNQYSEDVQVLLRVKEQGDGKSLAYNTHPASFKPPVESQVQKNKKILKAVRDLAPDSLIIEYRGKFMLRQQFEANGYFFKRPYPFVLFYSKFDGLEMCVDARSFGNEARFIRRSCTPNSEVRHVIEDGMLHLYIYSLRPITKGTEITIGFDYDYGSCKYKVDCACVKGNQECPVLKHNLEPTENMGSGGRRRGSRKDKETVRDDLGQNQNMGLDGEGKSKSVCDGKQRKLSPLRLSISNNQDPELYEDLEDKTSVSNEVEMESEEQIAERRRKMANPAEQSHLPVGAASSWKGLKHKETPVFSLTSQQYVCFVTREERKMEAILQAFARMEKREKRREQALERIGGVKPEVGGRSDIKEEPPATPEMADSPAVMQPLLEVKEEPGLKPAKVKSSRNRKSFSRNRTHIGQQRRRARTISTCSDLAPGSPTESLEPLSNEAQEGEMPSAPEPEALPAEAPDSSPPHSSSPAPDRHRMGSKNFKTKKHFVSEWVGEKLQDCAVVRIPEPAPERPLRISSDPEVLATQLNALPGMACSPQVYSTPKHYVRFSSPFLANRSPTTPGVPTGRRRSRELPETPPTTGSCKKRWLKQALEEEGSTSPARRPSLLMPCEGPLSPSINGDSDSPLPYNGTCLLPELPTPLKKRRLSPLDACMSESSTPYGSPCATPTRVDQPETPATPILLATPPRPRTEEPSTEPLPTTPPTQTLNVLQESDSSVESSPEVSRKPSVQEADRPPSLVSSPSVRTPSTDGLPAEVKLSVPESPQPPAAEPVDCGEDRADGVVVEASSEASSSAETCASSFPGWIKSPERVPTGPAGLNFSPVNSNLRDLTPSHTLEPLVAPFRPEAAAGAAAGAAAGTGSLVVSQAPFSEAQGPLFYPCSEEGSSLGFSRSLNGDGEGGGSAQNPPQKKKVSLLEYRKRQREARRSGSKTECNSPVSTMPPLTVDAFPVAIETTSEPPPPPPAPTPPCTTPTPTVKEPQTSEEPEAPGEKGEQEGGEGQWTSSTSVEQARERSYHRALLLSKDKDTDGEAEGEDAPAQRDCPSPSLQKTPTHTPCSPGPLVQPPSRPAKEEDADSQPRTPNPTTQPPSKPAAPKPAPLTPTKLHPTPLPSSPVHYPGPSLLHSPKPQPQGSPYRSQRALFSAQPQNQPQPQAQTVPAPFPQYNAQSAPPPPPPPPPAPPGLHSIFSYSERLSCWTFPRVQTCRHTPLPSWLSAPDADSSPQCALSEHSRSTATSSSTPAPDARPHPAACQPAAISHPAAHADRRPSSTSSPAGPDFPATAAASRWQHPAIAHPSSASSSASPRPLDQRLDAVPPLSELGGFSAHVAAPRRHRQPFSPPINVPPSADRTVSTSSSPSPSPTDSTRPGPGRCLPDAFWDSWSSSVLDPLPQLGVPEHRVALTALPAVGPWQPLRTQPERGVYHKL; encoded by the exons ACCAGAATCGGTGGAGGCCAGCCCTGTGGTGGTGGAAAAGTCCAGCTACCCACATCAGATCTACAGCAGCAGTTCCCACCATTCCCACAGTTACATTGGCCTGCCTTACGcc GACCATAACTATGGGGCGCGGCCCCCACCCACTCCACCggcctcccctcccccctccatgTTGATCCGACAAGGAGAGGGGGGGTTGTTTGTTCCAGGGGGCCAGGACGAAGCATCCAGGGGCACGACGCTCAGCACCTCAGAGGATGGCAGCTACGGGGCCGACATCACCCGCTGCATCTGTGGCTTCACCCATGATGACGGCTATATGATCTGCTGTGACAAGTGCAG tgcCTGGCAGCATATAGACTGCATGGGCATCGACAGGCAGAACATTCCTGAGACCTACCTGTGTGAACGCTGCCAACCACGACACCTGGATAGAGAGAGGGCCATCCTGCTGCAGACCAGGAAACGAGAATGTTTGTCTG ACGGGGACACCAGTGCtacagagagtggagatgaggTGCCCTTAGAGCTCTACTCGACCTTCCAACACACGCCTACCACCATCACCCTCACCACTGGGCGCCTTGGCAATAAGCAGACTGATAAAAAACGCAAAAAGAGTGGCGATAAAGAGCCTCCAGCATCCTCTGCCCGAGCTAAGAAG GCCTTCCGAGAAGGGTCCAGAAAATCCTCCAGAGTAAAG ggtgCAGCTCCAGAGCAGGAGCCGACAGAGCACCCGTCTCTGTGGGAGAACAAGATCAAGACGTGGATGGAGCGCTACGAGGAGGCCAGCAGCAATCAGTACAGTGAGGACGTCCAGGTCCTGTTGCGTGTTAAAGAGCAAGGCGACGGCAAGAGCCTGGCGTACAACACGCACCCCGCCTCTTTCAAACCGCCTGTGGAG AGTCAAGTTCAGAAGAACAAGAAGATCCTCAAGGCGGTGCGAGACTTGGCCCCAGACTCCCTCATCATCGAGTACAGGGGAAAGTTCATGCTTCGTCAGCAGTTTGAGGCCAACGGATACTTCTTCAAGAG gCCGTACccctttgtgttattttattctaaatttGACGGACTGGAGATGTGTGTGGACGCTCGCAGCTTCGGTAATGAGGCGCGCTTCATCCGCCGCTCTTGCACGCCCAATTCTGAA GTGCGGCACGTCATTGAGGATGGCATGCTGCATTTATACATCTACTCCTTGAGGCCCATCACCAAAGGCACAGAGATCACCATTGGTTTTGATTATGACTATGGCAGCTG TAAATACAAGGTGGACTGTGCCTGTGTGAAGGGGAACCAGGAGTGCCCGGTGCTGAAGCACAACCTAGAACCCACAGAGAACATGGGCTCTGGAGGCCGGCGCCGAGGGAGTCGCAAGGACAAGGAGACGGTCCGGGACGACCTGGGCCAGAACCAGAATATGGGTTTGGACGGCGAGGGGAAGAGCAAGAGCGTATGCGACGGCAAACAGAGGAAACTCTCTCCTCTTCGCCTCTCCATCTCTAACAACCAG GATCCTGAGTTATATGAGGATCTAGAAGACAAAACCTCCGTTAGCAATGAAGTAGAGATGGAATCAGAGGAGCAGattgcagagaggaggaggaagatg GCCAACCCAGCGGAGCAGTCCCATCTCCCTGTCGGGGCGGCTTCCAGCTGGAAGGGACTGAAACACAAGGAG ACACCTGTCTTCAGCCTGACCTCTCAGCAATATGTATGTTTCGTG ACACGAGAAGAAAGGAAGATGGAGGCAATCCTGCAAGCCTTTGCCCGAATGGAGAAGCGAGAGAAACGTAGAGAGCAGGCCCTGGAAAGAATCGGCGGCGTTAAGCCGGAGGTCGGGGGCCGCAGCGACATCAAGGAGGAGCCTCCAGCCACACCGGAGATGGCAGATTCTCCAGCGGTCATGCAG CCACTTCTGGAGGTGAAAGAGGAGCCAGGCTTAAAGCCGGCCAAGGTCAAAAGCTCGAGGAACAGGAAAAGTTTCTCGAGGAACCGCACGCACATTGGCCAACAGCGCCGGCGAGCTCGCACCATCAGCACCTGTTCTGACTTGGCCCCTGGCTCTCCGACTGAGTCTTTGGAGCCTCTGTCCAACGAAGCCCAAGAAGGAGAGATGCCCAGTGCGCCAGAGCCAGAGGCCCTCCCTGCCGAAGCACCGGACAGCAGCCCTCCACACAGCAGCTCACCTGCACCTGACAGACACCGCATGGGGAGCAAGAACTTCAAAACTAAAAAG CACTTTGTGAGTGAGTGGGTGGGAGAGAAGCTGCAGGACTGTGCTGTAGTACGAATCCCAGAGCCGGCCCCAGAGAGGCCGCTGAGAATAAGCAGCGACCCTGAAGTACTTGCCACGCAGCTAAATGCTCTACCAGGCATGGCGTGCTCTCCGCAGGTCTACAGCACGCCCAAACACTATGTCCGCTTCTCGTCTCCATTTCTGGCTAACCGCAGCCCCACGACTCCTGGAGTCCCCACTGGGAGACGGCGTTCCAGAGAACTGCCTGAAACACCGCCAACCACTGGCTCCTGCAAGAAG CGATGGTTGAAGCAGGCTCTAGAGGAGGAGGGCTCCACCAGCCCGGCCAGACGACCGAGCCTCCTCATGCCCTGTGAGGGTCCTCTCAGCCCCTCCATTAATGGAGACTCTGACAGCCCCCTACCTTACAATGGCACCTGCTTACTACCAG AGTTGCCCACACCCTTGAAAAAGCGGCGGTTGAGTCCGTTGGATGCCTGCATGTCCGAGAGCTCGACGCCCTACGGCTCCCCTTGTGCCACGCCCACCAGGGTAGACCAACCGGAGACACCCGCAACCCCCATCTTACTGGCTACCCCACCGCGTCCCCGAACAGAGGAGCCAAGTACAGAGCCCCTGCCCACCACCCCCCCAACACAGACACTTAATGTCCTTCAGGAG AGTGATTCCTCAGTAGAAAGTTCTCCAGAGGTCAGCCGGAAACCCAGTGTGCAAGAG GCCGATCGTCCTCCTTCGTTggtttcctctccctctgtcaggACTCCCAGTACAGACGGACTCCCGGCAGAAGTCAAGCTGTCGGTTCCTGAGAGCCCACAGCCTCCAGCTGCGGAGCCTGTGGACTGTGGAGAGGACAGGGCGGATGGTGTGGTTGTAGAGGCCAGTAGTGAGGCTTCCTCATCTGCAGAAACATGTGCTTCCTCTTTTCCTGGCTGGATAAAAAGCCCAGAGAGAGTCCCTACTGGACCAGCTGGCCTGAACTTCTCTCCAGTCAACTCAAACTTAAGGGACCTTACCCCCTCACACACCCTGGAGCCTCTGGTAGCTCCCTTCAGGCCTGAGGCTGCAGCTGGGGCTGCAGCAGGGGCCGCAGCAGGGACAGGGTCGTTGGTTGTCTCTCAGGCCCCCTTCAGTGAAGCCCAGGGACCGCTCTTTTACCCCTGCTCTGAGGAGGGAAGCTCACTCGGCTTCTCACGCTCACTCAACGGGGATGGTGAAGGAGGAGGGTCAGCGCAGAACCCCCCACAGAAGAAAAAG GTTTCCCTGCTAGAATACAGGAAACGTCAGCGCGAAGCTCGCCGCAGCGGCTCCAAGACCGAGTGCAACTCTCCTGTTTCCACCATGCCACCTTTGACCGTGGACGCCTTCCCTGTTGCAATAGAGACCACCAGTGAACCTCCTCCACCACCCCCTGCTCCCACACCTCCCTgcaccacccccacccccactgTAAAGGAACCCCAGACAAGTGAGGAGCCCGAGGCGCCTGGGGAGAAAGGAGagcaggaaggaggagagggacagTG GACGTCGTCCACTTCTGTTGAGCAGGCGAGAGAACGCAGCTACCACAGAGCTCTGCTGCTcagcaaagacaaagacacgG atggtGAGGCAGAAGGTGAAGATGCACCTGCTCAGAGAGATTGCCCATCTCCAAGTCTTCAAAAGACCCCAACCCACACA CCCTGCTCTCCTGGTCCTCTTGTCCAGCCTCCCAGTCGGCCAGCAAAGGAGGAAGACGCTGACAGTCAGCCTCGGACGCCAAATCCGACCACCCAGCCACCGAGCAAGCCTGCAGCACCTAAGCCGGCTCCTCTGACCCCCACGAAGCTGCATCCCACTCCGTTACCTTCCTCTCCTGTCCACTACCCTGggccctccctcctccactctccCAAGCCTCAGCCTCAGGGCTCTCCCTACCGCAGCCAGAGGGCGCTGTTCTCTGCTCAGCCTCAGAACCAACCCCAGCCGCAGGCTCAGACTGTCCCTGCTCCTTTCCCCCAGTATAACGCACAGAGtgctccaccaccacctccccctcctccaccagcaccaccaggcCTCCACAGCATATTTTCCTACTCAGAGCGCCTCAGCTGCTGGACCTTTCCCCGGGTTCAAACCTGCCGTCACACCCCCTTACCCTCCTGGCTCTCAGCCCCTGATGCAGACTCTTCCCCACAGTGTGCACTATCAGAGCACAGCCGCTCCAccgccacctcctcctccacccccgcACCCGATGCCCGGCCCCACCCTGCTGCATGTCAACCTGCAGCCATCTCCCATCCAGCAGCTCATGCTGACCGCcgcccctcctccacctcctcccccgCAGGGCCAGACTTcccagcaacagcagcagcctccCGCTGGCAGCACCCTGCTATCGCTCAcccctcctccgcctcctcctccgcctcccccCGCCCCCTCGACCAACGCCTCGATGCAGTCCCACCACTTTCAGAACTTGGGGGCTTTTCAGCCCACGTTGCTGCACCCAGGCGCCACCGCCAACCCTTCAGTCCCCCCATCAACGTACCCCCTTCAGCAGACAGGACtgtctccacctcctcctccccctccccctccccaacAGACTCAACAAGGCCAGGCCCAGGCCGCTGCCTCCCAGATGCCTTCTGGGACTCGTGGAGCTCCAGCGTCCTCGACCCCCTTCCACAGCTCGGGGTACCTGAGCACAGGGTGGCACTGACCGCCCTCCCTGCTGTCGGCCCCTGGCAGCCCCTGAGAACTCAGCCTGAGAGGGGCGTGTATCATAAGCTGTAG
- the kmt2e gene encoding inactive histone-lysine N-methyltransferase 2E isoform X5, with product MSIVIPVGVDTADTSYLDMAAGSEPESVEASPVVVEKSSYPHQIYSSSSHHSHSYIGLPYADHNYGARPPPTPPASPPPSMLIRQGEGGLFVPGGQDEASRGTTLSTSEDGSYGADITRCICGFTHDDGYMICCDKCSAWQHIDCMGIDRQNIPETYLCERCQPRHLDRERAILLQTRKRECLSDGDTSATESGDEVPLELYSTFQHTPTTITLTTGRLGNKQTDKKRKKSGDKEPPASSARAKKAFREGSRKSSRVKGAAPEQEPTEHPSLWENKIKTWMERYEEASSNQYSEDVQVLLRVKEQGDGKSLAYNTHPASFKPPVESQVQKNKKILKAVRDLAPDSLIIEYRGKFMLRQQFEANGYFFKRPYPFVLFYSKFDGLEMCVDARSFGNEARFIRRSCTPNSEVRHVIEDGMLHLYIYSLRPITKGTEITIGFDYDYGSCKYKVDCACVKGNQECPVLKHNLEPTENMGSGGRRRGSRKDKETVRDDLGQNQNMGLDGEGKSKSVCDGKQRKLSPLRLSISNNQDPELYEDLEDKTSVSNEVEMESEEQIAERRRKMANPAEQSHLPVGAASSWKGLKHKETREERKMEAILQAFARMEKREKRREQALERIGGVKPEVGGRSDIKEEPPATPEMADSPAVMQPLLEVKEEPGLKPAKVKSSRNRKSFSRNRTHIGQQRRRARTISTCSDLAPGSPTESLEPLSNEAQEGEMPSAPEPEALPAEAPDSSPPHSSSPAPDRHRMGSKNFKTKKHFVSEWVGEKLQDCAVVRIPEPAPERPLRISSDPEVLATQLNALPGMACSPQVYSTPKHYVRFSSPFLANRSPTTPGVPTGRRRSRELPETPPTTGSCKKRWLKQALEEEGSTSPARRPSLLMPCEGPLSPSINGDSDSPLPYNGTCLLPELPTPLKKRRLSPLDACMSESSTPYGSPCATPTRVDQPETPATPILLATPPRPRTEEPSTEPLPTTPPTQTLNVLQESDSSVESSPEVSRKPSVQEADRPPSLVSSPSVRTPSTDGLPAEVKLSVPESPQPPAAEPVDCGEDRADGVVVEASSEASSSAETCASSFPGWIKSPERVPTGPAGLNFSPVNSNLRDLTPSHTLEPLVAPFRPEAAAGAAAGAAAGTGSLVVSQAPFSEAQGPLFYPCSEEGSSLGFSRSLNGDGEGGGSAQNPPQKKKVSLLEYRKRQREARRSGSKTECNSPVSTMPPLTVDAFPVAIETTSEPPPPPPAPTPPCTTPTPTVKEPQTSEEPEAPGEKGEQEGGEGQWTSSTSVEQARERSYHRALLLSKDKDTDGEAEGEDAPAQRDCPSPSLQKTPTHTPCSPGPLVQPPSRPAKEEDADSQPRTPNPTTQPPSKPAAPKPAPLTPTKLHPTPLPSSPVHYPGPSLLHSPKPQPQGSPYRSQRALFSAQPQNQPQPQAQTVPAPFPQYNAQSAPPPPPPPPPAPPGLHSIFSYSERLSCWTFPRVQTCRHTPLPSWLSAPDADSSPQCALSEHSRSTATSSSTPAPDARPHPAACQPAAISHPAAHADRRPSSTSSPAGPDFPATAAASRWQHPAIAHPSSASSSASPRPLDQRLDAVPPLSELGGFSAHVAAPRRHRQPFSPPINVPPSADRTVSTSSSPSPSPTDSTRPGPGRCLPDAFWDSWSSSVLDPLPQLGVPEHRVALTALPAVGPWQPLRTQPERGVYHKL from the exons ACCAGAATCGGTGGAGGCCAGCCCTGTGGTGGTGGAAAAGTCCAGCTACCCACATCAGATCTACAGCAGCAGTTCCCACCATTCCCACAGTTACATTGGCCTGCCTTACGcc GACCATAACTATGGGGCGCGGCCCCCACCCACTCCACCggcctcccctcccccctccatgTTGATCCGACAAGGAGAGGGGGGGTTGTTTGTTCCAGGGGGCCAGGACGAAGCATCCAGGGGCACGACGCTCAGCACCTCAGAGGATGGCAGCTACGGGGCCGACATCACCCGCTGCATCTGTGGCTTCACCCATGATGACGGCTATATGATCTGCTGTGACAAGTGCAG tgcCTGGCAGCATATAGACTGCATGGGCATCGACAGGCAGAACATTCCTGAGACCTACCTGTGTGAACGCTGCCAACCACGACACCTGGATAGAGAGAGGGCCATCCTGCTGCAGACCAGGAAACGAGAATGTTTGTCTG ACGGGGACACCAGTGCtacagagagtggagatgaggTGCCCTTAGAGCTCTACTCGACCTTCCAACACACGCCTACCACCATCACCCTCACCACTGGGCGCCTTGGCAATAAGCAGACTGATAAAAAACGCAAAAAGAGTGGCGATAAAGAGCCTCCAGCATCCTCTGCCCGAGCTAAGAAG GCCTTCCGAGAAGGGTCCAGAAAATCCTCCAGAGTAAAG ggtgCAGCTCCAGAGCAGGAGCCGACAGAGCACCCGTCTCTGTGGGAGAACAAGATCAAGACGTGGATGGAGCGCTACGAGGAGGCCAGCAGCAATCAGTACAGTGAGGACGTCCAGGTCCTGTTGCGTGTTAAAGAGCAAGGCGACGGCAAGAGCCTGGCGTACAACACGCACCCCGCCTCTTTCAAACCGCCTGTGGAG AGTCAAGTTCAGAAGAACAAGAAGATCCTCAAGGCGGTGCGAGACTTGGCCCCAGACTCCCTCATCATCGAGTACAGGGGAAAGTTCATGCTTCGTCAGCAGTTTGAGGCCAACGGATACTTCTTCAAGAG gCCGTACccctttgtgttattttattctaaatttGACGGACTGGAGATGTGTGTGGACGCTCGCAGCTTCGGTAATGAGGCGCGCTTCATCCGCCGCTCTTGCACGCCCAATTCTGAA GTGCGGCACGTCATTGAGGATGGCATGCTGCATTTATACATCTACTCCTTGAGGCCCATCACCAAAGGCACAGAGATCACCATTGGTTTTGATTATGACTATGGCAGCTG TAAATACAAGGTGGACTGTGCCTGTGTGAAGGGGAACCAGGAGTGCCCGGTGCTGAAGCACAACCTAGAACCCACAGAGAACATGGGCTCTGGAGGCCGGCGCCGAGGGAGTCGCAAGGACAAGGAGACGGTCCGGGACGACCTGGGCCAGAACCAGAATATGGGTTTGGACGGCGAGGGGAAGAGCAAGAGCGTATGCGACGGCAAACAGAGGAAACTCTCTCCTCTTCGCCTCTCCATCTCTAACAACCAG GATCCTGAGTTATATGAGGATCTAGAAGACAAAACCTCCGTTAGCAATGAAGTAGAGATGGAATCAGAGGAGCAGattgcagagaggaggaggaagatg GCCAACCCAGCGGAGCAGTCCCATCTCCCTGTCGGGGCGGCTTCCAGCTGGAAGGGACTGAAACACAAGGAG ACACGAGAAGAAAGGAAGATGGAGGCAATCCTGCAAGCCTTTGCCCGAATGGAGAAGCGAGAGAAACGTAGAGAGCAGGCCCTGGAAAGAATCGGCGGCGTTAAGCCGGAGGTCGGGGGCCGCAGCGACATCAAGGAGGAGCCTCCAGCCACACCGGAGATGGCAGATTCTCCAGCGGTCATGCAG CCACTTCTGGAGGTGAAAGAGGAGCCAGGCTTAAAGCCGGCCAAGGTCAAAAGCTCGAGGAACAGGAAAAGTTTCTCGAGGAACCGCACGCACATTGGCCAACAGCGCCGGCGAGCTCGCACCATCAGCACCTGTTCTGACTTGGCCCCTGGCTCTCCGACTGAGTCTTTGGAGCCTCTGTCCAACGAAGCCCAAGAAGGAGAGATGCCCAGTGCGCCAGAGCCAGAGGCCCTCCCTGCCGAAGCACCGGACAGCAGCCCTCCACACAGCAGCTCACCTGCACCTGACAGACACCGCATGGGGAGCAAGAACTTCAAAACTAAAAAG CACTTTGTGAGTGAGTGGGTGGGAGAGAAGCTGCAGGACTGTGCTGTAGTACGAATCCCAGAGCCGGCCCCAGAGAGGCCGCTGAGAATAAGCAGCGACCCTGAAGTACTTGCCACGCAGCTAAATGCTCTACCAGGCATGGCGTGCTCTCCGCAGGTCTACAGCACGCCCAAACACTATGTCCGCTTCTCGTCTCCATTTCTGGCTAACCGCAGCCCCACGACTCCTGGAGTCCCCACTGGGAGACGGCGTTCCAGAGAACTGCCTGAAACACCGCCAACCACTGGCTCCTGCAAGAAG CGATGGTTGAAGCAGGCTCTAGAGGAGGAGGGCTCCACCAGCCCGGCCAGACGACCGAGCCTCCTCATGCCCTGTGAGGGTCCTCTCAGCCCCTCCATTAATGGAGACTCTGACAGCCCCCTACCTTACAATGGCACCTGCTTACTACCAG AGTTGCCCACACCCTTGAAAAAGCGGCGGTTGAGTCCGTTGGATGCCTGCATGTCCGAGAGCTCGACGCCCTACGGCTCCCCTTGTGCCACGCCCACCAGGGTAGACCAACCGGAGACACCCGCAACCCCCATCTTACTGGCTACCCCACCGCGTCCCCGAACAGAGGAGCCAAGTACAGAGCCCCTGCCCACCACCCCCCCAACACAGACACTTAATGTCCTTCAGGAG AGTGATTCCTCAGTAGAAAGTTCTCCAGAGGTCAGCCGGAAACCCAGTGTGCAAGAG GCCGATCGTCCTCCTTCGTTggtttcctctccctctgtcaggACTCCCAGTACAGACGGACTCCCGGCAGAAGTCAAGCTGTCGGTTCCTGAGAGCCCACAGCCTCCAGCTGCGGAGCCTGTGGACTGTGGAGAGGACAGGGCGGATGGTGTGGTTGTAGAGGCCAGTAGTGAGGCTTCCTCATCTGCAGAAACATGTGCTTCCTCTTTTCCTGGCTGGATAAAAAGCCCAGAGAGAGTCCCTACTGGACCAGCTGGCCTGAACTTCTCTCCAGTCAACTCAAACTTAAGGGACCTTACCCCCTCACACACCCTGGAGCCTCTGGTAGCTCCCTTCAGGCCTGAGGCTGCAGCTGGGGCTGCAGCAGGGGCCGCAGCAGGGACAGGGTCGTTGGTTGTCTCTCAGGCCCCCTTCAGTGAAGCCCAGGGACCGCTCTTTTACCCCTGCTCTGAGGAGGGAAGCTCACTCGGCTTCTCACGCTCACTCAACGGGGATGGTGAAGGAGGAGGGTCAGCGCAGAACCCCCCACAGAAGAAAAAG GTTTCCCTGCTAGAATACAGGAAACGTCAGCGCGAAGCTCGCCGCAGCGGCTCCAAGACCGAGTGCAACTCTCCTGTTTCCACCATGCCACCTTTGACCGTGGACGCCTTCCCTGTTGCAATAGAGACCACCAGTGAACCTCCTCCACCACCCCCTGCTCCCACACCTCCCTgcaccacccccacccccactgTAAAGGAACCCCAGACAAGTGAGGAGCCCGAGGCGCCTGGGGAGAAAGGAGagcaggaaggaggagagggacagTG GACGTCGTCCACTTCTGTTGAGCAGGCGAGAGAACGCAGCTACCACAGAGCTCTGCTGCTcagcaaagacaaagacacgG atggtGAGGCAGAAGGTGAAGATGCACCTGCTCAGAGAGATTGCCCATCTCCAAGTCTTCAAAAGACCCCAACCCACACA CCCTGCTCTCCTGGTCCTCTTGTCCAGCCTCCCAGTCGGCCAGCAAAGGAGGAAGACGCTGACAGTCAGCCTCGGACGCCAAATCCGACCACCCAGCCACCGAGCAAGCCTGCAGCACCTAAGCCGGCTCCTCTGACCCCCACGAAGCTGCATCCCACTCCGTTACCTTCCTCTCCTGTCCACTACCCTGggccctccctcctccactctccCAAGCCTCAGCCTCAGGGCTCTCCCTACCGCAGCCAGAGGGCGCTGTTCTCTGCTCAGCCTCAGAACCAACCCCAGCCGCAGGCTCAGACTGTCCCTGCTCCTTTCCCCCAGTATAACGCACAGAGtgctccaccaccacctccccctcctccaccagcaccaccaggcCTCCACAGCATATTTTCCTACTCAGAGCGCCTCAGCTGCTGGACCTTTCCCCGGGTTCAAACCTGCCGTCACACCCCCTTACCCTCCTGGCTCTCAGCCCCTGATGCAGACTCTTCCCCACAGTGTGCACTATCAGAGCACAGCCGCTCCAccgccacctcctcctccacccccgcACCCGATGCCCGGCCCCACCCTGCTGCATGTCAACCTGCAGCCATCTCCCATCCAGCAGCTCATGCTGACCGCcgcccctcctccacctcctcccccgCAGGGCCAGACTTcccagcaacagcagcagcctccCGCTGGCAGCACCCTGCTATCGCTCAcccctcctccgcctcctcctccgcctcccccCGCCCCCTCGACCAACGCCTCGATGCAGTCCCACCACTTTCAGAACTTGGGGGCTTTTCAGCCCACGTTGCTGCACCCAGGCGCCACCGCCAACCCTTCAGTCCCCCCATCAACGTACCCCCTTCAGCAGACAGGACtgtctccacctcctcctccccctccccctccccaacAGACTCAACAAGGCCAGGCCCAGGCCGCTGCCTCCCAGATGCCTTCTGGGACTCGTGGAGCTCCAGCGTCCTCGACCCCCTTCCACAGCTCGGGGTACCTGAGCACAGGGTGGCACTGACCGCCCTCCCTGCTGTCGGCCCCTGGCAGCCCCTGAGAACTCAGCCTGAGAGGGGCGTGTATCATAAGCTGTAG